Proteins encoded by one window of Chondromyces crocatus:
- a CDS encoding DHA2 family efflux MFS transporter permease subunit, with product MSAAAPPLEVPLSDPAQPAAKVASKWVIAIAVSLGALLELIDSSIVNVALTEMAVSLGVSIEQMSWVITSYGIANVIILPLSAWLGHRFGKKRYFLFSLVGFTLASVLCGMATTLPTLIVARVLQGLTGGGLLAKAQSILFETFPKEEQAMAQGFFSAIVIAGPTIGPTLGGYIVTNIGWRWIFFVNLPLGVLAVAMVSMALPRDPPKGARGSVDWLAIALLAVGLGSMQTLLEEGNTHDWFDSQFIVALSVCAVVGLAVFVVRVLKSDNPVVDLRVLRYRSLWAGSVLSVVMGMALYGALFSLPLFAAQVMGFTSQQTGLLLLPGALTSALMMPLAARLTRRYPPQILLVIGALVLTGSVLWLARSSPQTSQDDLMMPLIVRSIGTALMMLPLSMAALGPIPKQDIAAATGFFSLTRQLGGSIGIALLNTLLIHRQAFHRSVLVEHLSVTDPAVQARLTATAAGLVARGSDPVSAQQQALSLLDRSVSLQSAVMSYGDTFVLTAVVIVCTLPLVLLLGRPAADVKVDAGH from the coding sequence ATGAGTGCGGCGGCACCCCCCCTGGAGGTGCCACTTTCCGACCCGGCGCAGCCAGCGGCGAAGGTGGCGAGCAAGTGGGTCATCGCCATCGCGGTGTCGCTCGGCGCGCTGCTGGAGCTGATCGACAGCTCCATCGTCAACGTCGCGCTCACCGAGATGGCCGTCTCGCTGGGGGTGTCGATCGAGCAGATGAGCTGGGTCATCACCAGCTACGGCATCGCCAACGTCATCATCCTGCCCCTGTCGGCGTGGCTGGGGCACCGCTTCGGCAAGAAGCGGTACTTCCTGTTCTCGCTGGTGGGCTTCACGCTGGCGTCGGTGCTGTGCGGCATGGCGACGACCCTGCCGACGCTGATCGTCGCCCGGGTGCTGCAAGGCCTGACGGGAGGCGGGCTCCTGGCCAAGGCGCAGTCGATCCTCTTCGAGACCTTCCCGAAGGAGGAGCAGGCGATGGCCCAGGGCTTCTTCTCCGCCATCGTGATCGCCGGGCCGACGATCGGGCCGACCCTGGGCGGGTACATCGTCACGAACATCGGGTGGCGCTGGATCTTCTTCGTCAACTTGCCCCTCGGCGTGTTGGCGGTGGCGATGGTGAGCATGGCGCTGCCGCGAGACCCACCGAAAGGGGCGCGCGGGTCCGTCGACTGGCTGGCGATCGCGCTGCTCGCGGTGGGGCTGGGCTCGATGCAGACCCTGCTCGAAGAGGGCAACACGCACGACTGGTTCGACTCGCAGTTCATCGTGGCGCTCTCGGTGTGCGCAGTGGTCGGCCTCGCGGTGTTCGTCGTGCGGGTGCTGAAGTCCGACAACCCGGTGGTCGACCTGCGGGTGCTCCGGTACCGGTCCCTCTGGGCCGGGAGCGTGCTGTCGGTGGTGATGGGGATGGCGCTCTACGGCGCGCTGTTCTCGCTGCCGCTGTTCGCCGCGCAGGTGATGGGCTTCACGTCGCAGCAGACGGGCCTGTTGCTCTTGCCCGGGGCGCTCACGTCGGCGCTGATGATGCCCCTCGCCGCACGGCTCACCCGGCGCTACCCACCGCAGATCCTCCTGGTGATCGGGGCGCTCGTGCTGACGGGATCCGTGCTCTGGCTGGCGCGCTCGAGCCCGCAGACGTCCCAGGACGACCTGATGATGCCGCTCATCGTGCGCTCGATCGGGACGGCGCTGATGATGCTCCCGCTGAGCATGGCGGCGCTGGGACCGATCCCGAAGCAGGACATCGCCGCGGCGACCGGCTTCTTCAGCCTGACGCGGCAGCTCGGGGGCAGCATCGGCATCGCGCTCCTGAACACGCTGCTCATCCACCGGCAGGCATTCCATCGGTCGGTGCTCGTGGAGCACCTGAGCGTCACGGATCCAGCGGTGCAGGCGCGCCTCACGGCGACGGCCGCGGGCCTCGTCGCGCGCGGCTCGGACCCGGTGAGCGCCCAGCAGCAGGCGCTGTCGCTGCTGGATCGGTCGGTGAGCTTGCAGAGCGCGGTGATGTCCTACGGGGACACCTTCGTGCTGACGGCGGTGGTCATCGTCTGCACCCTGCCGCTGGTGCTGCTGCTGGGACGCCCCGCGGCGGACGTGAAGGTGGACGCGGGGCACTGA
- a CDS encoding HlyD family secretion protein: protein MSSTLALPDATSPLAPRRALLLGVTGAITVLAGVGWWVTHRGLEFTDNAQIDAELLAVAPRVGGVVVKVSFEENQEVKTGEVLAELDDAPSKARLAQAEANLKVAIASAEAAEADAQVAEITALGNRSVTEASLQASRAGALSSKDQIAEGQARVTAAQAALQQATSEKERTVRLFEGGAISQAELDRVNTTFDSASAALTQAQAALSGLRSTAVAASSRVQEASARAVQAREVDVVVQQAQARARAARAQVATAQAARDLAALDLSYTTIRAPQDGVVSKKNIVVGQTLSAGAPVGQLVPTRQVWVTANFKETQLAHMHTGQPVMVRVDAYPGAPLKGELESFSAATGAKFALLPPDNASGNFTKVVQRLPVRVRLTEVPPGVALRPGMSAEIEVDTRL from the coding sequence ATGAGCAGCACGCTCGCCCTCCCTGATGCCACCTCCCCCCTGGCCCCCCGGCGCGCGCTGCTGCTCGGCGTCACGGGCGCGATCACCGTGCTCGCAGGGGTCGGCTGGTGGGTGACGCACCGTGGCCTCGAATTTACGGACAACGCGCAGATCGACGCGGAGCTTCTGGCGGTGGCCCCGCGCGTCGGGGGCGTGGTCGTGAAGGTGAGCTTCGAGGAGAACCAGGAGGTGAAGACCGGCGAGGTGCTCGCCGAGCTGGACGACGCCCCGAGCAAGGCGCGGCTCGCGCAGGCCGAGGCGAACCTGAAGGTGGCGATCGCCAGCGCCGAGGCGGCCGAGGCCGACGCGCAGGTCGCGGAGATCACGGCGCTCGGGAACCGGTCGGTGACGGAGGCGTCGCTGCAAGCGTCACGCGCGGGCGCGCTCTCGTCGAAGGATCAGATCGCGGAGGGGCAAGCCCGGGTGACGGCAGCGCAGGCGGCGCTCCAGCAGGCGACGAGCGAGAAGGAGCGCACCGTGCGGCTGTTCGAGGGCGGGGCGATCTCGCAGGCGGAGCTGGACCGGGTGAACACGACCTTCGACAGCGCGTCGGCGGCGCTGACCCAGGCGCAAGCAGCGCTGAGCGGGCTGCGGTCGACGGCGGTGGCGGCGAGCAGCCGCGTGCAAGAAGCCTCCGCGCGCGCGGTGCAGGCGCGGGAGGTCGACGTGGTGGTGCAGCAAGCGCAAGCGCGGGCGCGGGCGGCGCGGGCGCAGGTGGCGACGGCGCAGGCGGCGCGGGACCTGGCCGCGCTGGACCTGTCGTACACCACGATCCGCGCGCCGCAGGATGGGGTGGTCTCGAAGAAGAACATCGTCGTGGGGCAGACGCTCTCGGCGGGCGCCCCCGTGGGGCAGCTCGTGCCCACGCGGCAGGTGTGGGTGACGGCGAACTTCAAGGAGACGCAGCTCGCGCACATGCACACGGGTCAGCCGGTCATGGTGCGCGTCGACGCCTACCCAGGAGCGCCCCTCAAGGGAGAGCTGGAGAGCTTCTCGGCGGCGACGGGCGCGAAGTTCGCGCTGCTTCCGCCCGACAACGCGAGCGGCAACTTCACCAAGGTGGTGCAGCGGTTGCCCGTGCGGGTGCGCCTCACGGAGGTGCCGCCAGGGGTCGCACTGCGGCCCGGGATGAGCGCCGAGATCGAGGTCGACACCCGTCTGTGA
- a CDS encoding TetR/AcrR family transcriptional regulator, which produces MSTPEERRPRRRTEGVRPRGRSARVVETVLLATAEEIGRVGYAALRIEDVAERAGVNKTTIYRRWPTKPALVAATLGHFTEPEEPLESGSFREELLSAVRSSCHLWGSALGKGLGRMIQDERALPEVDAIVRTLRDEYRARRRAIIARAVARGEVPEGSDAELLIDVTFAPVSSRMLRSGEPVDDAYLVRLVDFVVAGARAGNAVPRTRG; this is translated from the coding sequence ATGTCGACCCCCGAAGAACGCCGACCGCGCCGCCGCACCGAAGGCGTCCGCCCCCGGGGGCGGAGCGCGCGCGTGGTCGAGACGGTGCTGCTCGCGACCGCGGAGGAGATCGGCCGGGTCGGTTACGCAGCGCTGCGGATCGAGGACGTGGCCGAGCGCGCCGGGGTGAACAAGACCACCATCTACCGTCGCTGGCCGACGAAGCCGGCGCTGGTGGCCGCCACCCTCGGCCATTTCACCGAGCCCGAGGAGCCCCTGGAGTCCGGCTCGTTCCGCGAGGAGCTGCTGAGCGCCGTCCGCAGCTCGTGCCATCTGTGGGGCTCCGCGCTCGGCAAGGGGCTGGGGCGGATGATCCAGGACGAGCGCGCGCTCCCCGAGGTCGACGCCATCGTCCGCACGTTGCGCGACGAGTACCGGGCCAGGCGCCGGGCGATCATCGCGCGCGCCGTCGCCCGCGGTGAGGTCCCCGAAGGGAGCGACGCCGAGCTGCTCATCGACGTCACCTTTGCCCCGGTGTCTTCGCGGATGCTCCGGAGCGGGGAGCCCGTCGACGATGCCTACCTGGTGAGGCTCGTGGACTTCGTGGTCGCCGGCGCGCGCGCAGGAAACGCCGTGCCGCGCACCAGGGGCTGA
- a CDS encoding FHA domain-containing protein, whose amino-acid sequence MGTVWLHGASGFGVVSVELGGKPLVAGRSGDLRLTEDMIEKKHARFVLRDGKVFVTPMGRGDVSVGVERISGEKEVAPGDLVLLSTHAVIFVAADVDPTPSKKARDALRDLSRSERDRLLVRLLELPAPKLVALVVSDVLLLPARRAHAVASTLKTVLDRLAERADRPPEDSMSALRSLLRTEKPASAVLADEEALARRRAAEAAAPPPPPIDEDADPELSAGTGTPTRAWNVVPADGDVGHGFSFGVPPIPVAQWPRSRRDGVPMVHLGTLLVPAEYRVGGEGKVAIALFQADDHTRREVEGAPRHEGDAWVMEDEIGGGYALIWLDAPTFAQGQGREVPAGVQTKPPQYLRLRARIGDPSVGAVIPDWDAAEDDAIIPGSDAWEKLDLARYSFQRSKALVHFGGTSMACDNFAHGLGPVYVGVEHAFGGANFGGGNAVIDLVRKETVFGQ is encoded by the coding sequence ATGGGAACCGTGTGGCTTCATGGTGCGAGCGGGTTCGGCGTCGTCTCGGTGGAACTCGGGGGCAAGCCGCTCGTGGCCGGACGGAGCGGCGACCTGCGGCTCACCGAGGACATGATCGAGAAGAAGCATGCGCGGTTCGTGCTTCGGGACGGGAAGGTCTTCGTGACGCCCATGGGGCGCGGGGACGTGAGCGTCGGGGTGGAGCGGATCTCGGGCGAGAAGGAGGTGGCGCCAGGGGACCTGGTCCTTCTGTCGACGCATGCCGTGATCTTCGTCGCCGCTGACGTGGACCCGACGCCCTCGAAGAAGGCGCGTGATGCGCTCCGCGATCTCTCGCGTTCCGAGCGCGATCGGCTCCTCGTGCGGCTCCTGGAGCTTCCCGCGCCGAAGCTCGTGGCGCTGGTGGTGAGCGATGTTCTCTTGCTCCCGGCGCGTCGGGCGCATGCCGTCGCATCGACCTTGAAGACCGTGCTCGACCGGCTGGCCGAGCGCGCCGACCGGCCGCCGGAGGACAGCATGTCGGCGCTCCGCTCGCTGCTCCGGACCGAGAAGCCAGCGTCGGCGGTGCTGGCCGACGAGGAGGCGCTGGCGCGGCGACGGGCGGCTGAGGCAGCAGCACCTCCTCCGCCACCCATCGACGAGGACGCGGATCCCGAGCTTTCGGCAGGGACGGGGACGCCGACGCGGGCGTGGAATGTGGTGCCCGCCGACGGGGACGTAGGGCACGGCTTCTCGTTCGGGGTGCCGCCCATCCCGGTGGCACAGTGGCCACGGTCGCGTCGCGATGGCGTGCCGATGGTGCACCTCGGCACGCTGCTGGTGCCGGCCGAGTACCGGGTGGGTGGTGAGGGGAAGGTCGCGATCGCCCTCTTCCAGGCCGACGATCACACGCGGCGAGAGGTCGAAGGAGCGCCGCGTCACGAGGGGGATGCGTGGGTGATGGAAGACGAGATCGGTGGCGGTTACGCGCTGATCTGGCTCGACGCGCCGACGTTCGCGCAGGGGCAAGGCCGCGAGGTTCCCGCGGGGGTGCAGACGAAACCACCGCAGTACCTGCGTCTCCGGGCGCGCATCGGCGATCCCAGCGTCGGCGCGGTGATCCCCGACTGGGATGCCGCCGAGGACGATGCCATCATCCCCGGCTCCGACGCCTGGGAAAAGCTGGACCTCGCGCGGTACTCGTTCCAGCGGAGCAAGGCGCTCGTCCACTTCGGTGGGACGTCGATGGCCTGTGACAACTTCGCCCATGGCCTCGGGCCGGTGTACGTCGGCGTGGAGCACGCCTTCGGGGGCGCCAATTTCGGTGGGGGCAATGCGGTGATCGATCTGGTGCGCAAGGAAACCGTCTTCGGGCAGTAA
- a CDS encoding VOC family protein has protein sequence MKLDNVRLLVVRFEEMFQFYREALGLTLTWGDASGPYASFDLPDGGTIGLFRRELMASTVGTAKLPREGEGQDRFVLILRIEDVDALAVALGQRGVALLGAPRDMPDWGLRIAHLRDPDGNLLELIQDLPSDAASSTLHEDETISLEGSGI, from the coding sequence ATGAAGCTCGACAACGTCCGCCTTCTGGTCGTGCGTTTCGAAGAGATGTTCCAGTTCTACCGGGAAGCGCTCGGTCTCACCCTGACCTGGGGTGACGCCTCCGGCCCCTACGCGAGCTTCGACCTGCCCGACGGCGGAACGATCGGGCTGTTCCGCCGCGAGCTGATGGCGAGCACGGTGGGCACGGCCAAGCTGCCTCGCGAAGGCGAAGGTCAGGATCGCTTCGTGCTCATCCTGCGGATCGAGGACGTGGACGCGCTCGCCGTCGCGCTCGGCCAGCGGGGCGTGGCGCTCCTGGGTGCGCCGAGGGACATGCCCGACTGGGGGCTGCGCATCGCGCACCTGCGCGATCCCGACGGGAACCTGCTGGAGTTGATCCAGGACCTGCCGAGCGACGCGGCCAGCTCGACCCTGCACGAAGACGAGACGATCTCGCTCGAAGGGAGCGGGATCTGA
- a CDS encoding serpin family protein, with translation MRFALCLLPLLAVACGPSGTTSSTTDTTTTPTAPSATQSAPTGATTEGDSPSAAPRPSPPTEGESMDLAASSNAFATDLYAQLRTKEGNLAFSPASITLALTMTWGGAKGETASQMAKVLHLTGGQDAVFEAAGKQLSVWNDASRTAYTLRVANRLFGEKTFTFEDAFLKKTATSFSAPLEPTDFASSAKAPETARARINGWVEKETQDRIKNLIPSGVLDTSTRLVLVNAIYFLGSWVTPFPKASTRPAPFHGSKGAAKDVPTMNLTSHFKYAAVDGLRVLELPYKGDELSMTLVLPDDKKGLPAVEKQLTADKLSSWIQAASRAKVNVALPQFELSPSVYALRNPLSTLGMPDAFDERRADFTGIANPTNPSNRLLITQVLHKAFVKVDEQGTEAAAATGVIMGVRSAAPRPEPIVDFHADHPFLFFIRDVRSGMILFVGRVEDPAST, from the coding sequence ATGCGCTTTGCTCTTTGCCTCTTGCCCCTGCTCGCCGTGGCGTGCGGACCGAGCGGAACCACCTCGTCGACCACCGACACGACGACCACCCCGACCGCGCCCAGCGCGACCCAGAGCGCGCCCACGGGGGCTACCACCGAGGGCGACTCGCCGTCCGCCGCGCCCCGCCCCAGCCCGCCCACCGAGGGAGAGAGCATGGACCTCGCCGCCAGCAGCAACGCCTTCGCGACCGATCTCTACGCCCAGCTCCGCACCAAGGAAGGGAACCTCGCCTTCTCGCCCGCGAGCATCACCCTCGCCCTGACCATGACCTGGGGTGGAGCCAAGGGCGAGACCGCATCTCAGATGGCCAAGGTCCTGCACCTCACCGGCGGGCAAGACGCCGTCTTCGAGGCCGCCGGCAAGCAGCTCTCGGTGTGGAACGACGCCTCCCGCACGGCCTACACGCTGCGCGTCGCCAACCGCCTCTTCGGGGAAAAGACCTTCACCTTCGAGGACGCCTTCCTGAAGAAGACCGCCACCTCCTTCAGCGCCCCGCTGGAGCCGACGGACTTCGCCAGCTCGGCGAAGGCCCCCGAGACGGCGCGCGCCCGCATCAACGGCTGGGTCGAGAAGGAGACCCAGGATCGGATCAAGAACCTGATCCCGAGCGGCGTGCTCGACACCAGCACCCGCCTCGTCCTGGTGAACGCCATCTACTTCCTCGGCAGCTGGGTGACCCCCTTCCCCAAGGCCTCCACCCGGCCTGCCCCTTTCCATGGAAGCAAGGGCGCCGCGAAGGACGTCCCGACCATGAACCTCACCAGCCACTTCAAGTACGCCGCGGTCGACGGACTGCGCGTGCTCGAGCTGCCCTACAAGGGCGACGAACTCTCGATGACGCTCGTCTTGCCCGACGACAAGAAAGGACTCCCCGCCGTCGAGAAGCAGCTCACGGCCGACAAGCTGTCCTCCTGGATCCAGGCCGCTTCCCGGGCGAAGGTCAACGTCGCCCTCCCGCAGTTCGAGCTGTCCCCGAGCGTCTATGCGCTCCGCAACCCGCTCTCCACGCTGGGCATGCCCGACGCCTTCGACGAGCGACGCGCGGACTTCACCGGCATCGCCAACCCCACGAACCCGAGCAACCGGCTCCTGATCACCCAGGTCCTTCACAAGGCGTTCGTGAAGGTCGACGAGCAAGGGACCGAGGCCGCCGCCGCGACGGGCGTCATCATGGGCGTCCGCAGCGCCGCCCCGAGGCCGGAGCCGATCGTCGATTTCCACGCGGATCACCCCTTCCTGTTCTTCATCCGCGACGTGCGCTCCGGCATGATCCTGTTCGTCGGCCGCGTCGAGGATCCCGCCTCGACCTGA
- a CDS encoding serine/threonine-protein kinase, with product MDSGGKTPATLQASLTPESGLPSLSIGDVLHREEVARARIFFPSALLLAAANLLCVPLLPFPGDARIMAGVVLVVCVILTAIGRHLAKDPARYTGPRVTLLAAGCCLVGTAILYFIGIFCAGSMVLILGIHFFSTSGNRSSSIAAYATIAILYFFFSAGIASGLLPDIALFSVAGVPPAVQWFQVGMSQVFFAITLFMAQRNRAALENAVHQAQRAAMQIRQRDAQLAEARRELDRALQAGEGRRTGQVLGGYRLGELLGRGGMGEVYRAEDVITARQVAIKIMHLGLLDDEEQVRRFLQEAEIAAAVRTPHIVDVIDLGRAPDGAPFLVMELLDGNDLGWHLRRRGPLPLGEVVDLVEQLAKALAVMREAGIVHRDLKPGNIVLARQAPTQRGRPAGPSLWKVLDFGVAKALGTTSTLTQGQILGTPSYMAAEQLAGEVDHRTDLYAATAIAYRSLTGSAPFEGDDAAQIAYKVMFAQPTAPSQFVQLPSDVELVLAIGLAKKSADRFDRIEDLARALRLASRGELDEVTRARGWKLLKVSPWEGQRRAQPGPAQVA from the coding sequence ATGGACTCTGGTGGAAAGACCCCCGCGACCTTGCAGGCATCCCTCACCCCCGAGAGCGGGTTGCCTTCGCTGTCGATTGGCGACGTGCTGCACCGAGAAGAGGTCGCGCGTGCCCGTATTTTCTTTCCCTCCGCCCTGCTCCTCGCGGCCGCGAACCTGCTCTGCGTCCCGCTCCTCCCGTTCCCTGGCGACGCCCGCATCATGGCCGGCGTCGTCCTCGTCGTGTGCGTCATCCTCACGGCCATCGGCCGTCACCTGGCCAAGGATCCCGCACGCTACACCGGGCCCCGCGTCACGCTCCTCGCCGCCGGGTGCTGTCTCGTCGGCACCGCGATCCTGTACTTCATCGGCATCTTCTGCGCCGGGAGCATGGTGCTCATCCTCGGCATCCATTTCTTCTCCACCAGCGGGAACCGAAGCTCCAGCATCGCCGCCTACGCCACCATCGCGATCCTCTACTTCTTCTTCTCCGCGGGCATCGCCTCGGGGCTGCTCCCCGACATCGCCCTCTTCTCGGTCGCCGGTGTGCCGCCAGCCGTCCAGTGGTTCCAGGTCGGCATGTCGCAGGTCTTCTTCGCCATCACGCTGTTCATGGCCCAGCGCAACCGCGCGGCGCTGGAGAACGCCGTCCACCAGGCGCAGCGCGCCGCGATGCAGATCCGCCAGCGCGACGCCCAGCTCGCGGAAGCGCGTCGCGAACTCGATCGGGCCCTCCAGGCCGGCGAGGGCCGTCGCACCGGCCAGGTCCTCGGCGGCTACCGCCTCGGCGAGCTGCTCGGCCGCGGTGGCATGGGCGAGGTGTACCGCGCCGAGGACGTGATCACCGCTCGCCAGGTGGCCATCAAGATCATGCACCTCGGCCTCCTCGACGACGAGGAGCAGGTCCGCCGCTTCCTGCAGGAAGCCGAGATCGCCGCGGCCGTACGCACGCCGCACATCGTCGACGTCATCGACCTGGGCCGCGCTCCGGACGGCGCGCCGTTCCTGGTCATGGAGCTGCTCGATGGCAACGACCTCGGCTGGCACCTCCGCCGCCGCGGTCCACTCCCCCTCGGCGAGGTCGTCGATCTCGTCGAGCAGCTCGCCAAGGCCCTCGCCGTCATGCGCGAGGCTGGCATCGTCCACCGCGATCTCAAGCCGGGGAACATCGTCCTCGCACGCCAGGCGCCGACCCAGCGTGGGCGCCCTGCGGGCCCGTCACTGTGGAAGGTGCTCGACTTCGGCGTGGCCAAGGCGCTCGGCACCACCAGCACCCTCACCCAGGGCCAGATCCTCGGCACGCCTTCGTACATGGCCGCCGAGCAGCTCGCTGGCGAGGTGGATCACCGCACGGATCTCTACGCCGCCACCGCCATCGCCTACCGCTCGCTCACCGGCAGCGCCCCCTTCGAAGGCGACGACGCCGCACAGATCGCTTACAAGGTGATGTTCGCGCAACCGACCGCACCGTCGCAGTTCGTGCAGCTCCCCAGCGACGTCGAGCTGGTGCTCGCCATCGGCCTCGCCAAGAAGTCAGCCGATCGCTTCGATCGCATCGAGGATCTCGCACGCGCTCTCCGCCTCGCCTCGCGCGGTGAACTCGACGAGGTCACCCGCGCACGCGGCTGGAAGCTCCTCAAGGTCTCTCCCTGGGAAGGCCAGCGTCGCGCCCAGCCTGGACCGGCGCAGGTGGCCTGA
- a CDS encoding aldo/keto reductase, protein MEYRTLGRSGVKVSTLCLGAMTFGEADEKSMMHGISCDEDTSHRIMSRALELGINFIDTADIYGQDGLSERVVGSWLAKGQHRDQVVLATKFRFRMSEGPNGSGASRYRIMRAVEASLRRLQTDRIDLYQIHMQDIDTPEDEILRALDDLITQGKVLYLGASNYTAYRLVDSLWTSKSEGRARFVSLQMQYSLLVRELEREHIPLCQKFGLGVLPWSPLAGGFLTGKYDKDQPPPAGTRLEKWKERLSRYDSPRNWRIIDAVRALATERGSTPTAVSLAWLVQKPTVSSAIFGARSLDQLEQCAAAAKVTLSDEDMKRLDEASAFDLGYPYDFMGHIQKRW, encoded by the coding sequence ATGGAGTACCGCACGCTCGGCAGGAGTGGCGTCAAGGTCTCGACGCTGTGTCTCGGGGCGATGACCTTCGGCGAAGCCGACGAGAAGAGCATGATGCACGGCATCTCGTGCGACGAGGACACGTCGCACCGGATCATGAGCCGCGCCCTCGAGCTGGGGATCAACTTCATCGATACCGCCGACATCTACGGACAGGACGGCCTGTCAGAGCGGGTCGTCGGAAGCTGGCTCGCGAAGGGGCAGCACCGGGACCAGGTGGTGCTGGCCACGAAGTTCAGGTTCCGGATGTCCGAGGGGCCGAATGGCTCCGGGGCGTCCCGCTACCGGATCATGCGCGCCGTGGAGGCGAGCTTGCGCAGGCTCCAGACCGATCGCATCGACCTCTACCAGATCCACATGCAGGACATCGACACGCCGGAGGACGAGATCCTGCGCGCGCTGGACGACCTGATCACCCAGGGCAAGGTGCTGTACCTGGGGGCCAGCAACTACACGGCCTACCGGCTCGTGGACAGCCTGTGGACCAGCAAGAGCGAGGGGCGAGCGCGCTTCGTGAGCCTCCAGATGCAGTACAGCCTGCTCGTGCGCGAGCTGGAGCGGGAGCACATCCCCCTGTGTCAGAAGTTCGGCCTCGGCGTGCTGCCGTGGTCCCCGCTCGCGGGAGGCTTTCTGACCGGCAAGTACGACAAGGATCAGCCGCCTCCGGCTGGTACCCGGCTCGAGAAGTGGAAGGAGCGGCTGTCGAGGTACGACTCACCCAGGAACTGGCGGATCATCGATGCGGTGCGCGCACTGGCGACGGAGCGGGGGTCGACGCCGACGGCGGTGTCGCTGGCGTGGCTCGTCCAGAAGCCCACCGTGAGCTCGGCGATCTTCGGTGCGCGCAGCCTCGATCAGCTCGAGCAGTGCGCGGCGGCGGCCAAGGTGACGCTGTCGGACGAGGACATGAAGCGCCTGGACGAGGCGAGCGCGTTCGACCTGGGCTACCCCTACGACTTCATGGGACACATCCAGAAGCGCTGGTGA
- a CDS encoding class I SAM-dependent methyltransferase — translation MRLTSQDYWKRHWQDYGDDLSEGCELYDDVAPFLPPGEGRSFLEIGCAPGRILADFCGRLGFTAYGLDYTADPEVIENNLRKRGLDVGKIHKADFFTWESEERFDVVASFGFIEHFEDADRVVDRHFELCKPGGTVVIGMPNFGGAQRALHWLLDRKNLLRHNTKIMNLPFLESAAARNGAELVQARYTGGHFHFWVEDDAPVLAQKAVRRLTGPLRFVANRVVPGESNPWFSPFLFAIYRVPGAEVKAAAAA, via the coding sequence GTGAGGCTCACGTCACAGGACTACTGGAAGCGACACTGGCAGGACTACGGTGACGATCTCAGCGAGGGCTGTGAGCTCTACGACGACGTCGCGCCCTTCCTCCCTCCCGGTGAGGGGCGCAGCTTCCTGGAGATCGGCTGCGCTCCTGGGCGAATCCTCGCAGATTTCTGCGGCCGCCTCGGGTTCACCGCGTACGGCCTGGACTACACCGCCGATCCCGAGGTGATCGAGAACAACCTGCGCAAGCGCGGGCTCGACGTCGGCAAGATCCACAAGGCGGACTTCTTCACGTGGGAGAGCGAGGAGCGCTTCGACGTGGTCGCCTCGTTCGGGTTCATCGAGCACTTCGAGGACGCCGACCGTGTGGTCGATCGGCACTTCGAGCTGTGCAAGCCGGGCGGCACGGTGGTGATCGGGATGCCGAACTTCGGAGGCGCGCAGCGGGCGCTGCACTGGCTCCTCGATCGGAAGAACCTCCTGCGGCACAACACGAAGATCATGAACCTGCCCTTCCTCGAGTCCGCGGCGGCCAGGAACGGCGCGGAGCTCGTGCAGGCCCGCTACACGGGCGGCCATTTCCACTTCTGGGTGGAGGACGACGCGCCGGTCCTGGCGCAGAAGGCCGTCCGCCGGCTGACGGGGCCGCTGCGCTTCGTGGCGAACCGGGTGGTCCCTGGCGAAAGCAACCCGTGGTTCTCGCCTTTCCTCTTCGCCATCTACCGGGTGCCGGGGGCCGAAGTGAAGGCCGCCGCCGCCGCGTGA